CTACTTGACGAATCCGATGGGGTACTACGTACTCGATACGAACGGTCAGCGCATCCAATTGCAAAATGACGATTTCAGCATTTCAGATGCTGGCGACATTATGCAAGAGGGAGCGGCTGTCGCAACTCTCGGTGTTTCATTCGCGGAACAGCCCGGCACCCTCCAAAAGCAAGGGAACGGCCTATTTGCAAGCACGGCAGGCAACTTGCCTGAAGCACAAAATATTGCAGGAGTGGGGTATTCATTCCAACAAGGCTATTTGGAAGGCTCCAACGTTGACGCTGCAAAATCGATGACGGACATGCTTGCCGCGTACCGCGCATTCGAAACGAATCAAAAAATCCTTCAAGCGTATGACCGGAGCATGGAAAAAGCTGTGAACGAAATTGGGCGTGTCAACGGATGACGCGTTTTGAAAGGAGCCGAAACGAATGATACGATCAATGACGACAGCGGTTAACACGATGAACCAACTGCAAAGCCAGTTCGATATTATCGGGAATAACCTTGCAAATTCGGCGACAAACGGGTATAAATCGAGTGAAGCCAATTTTCATGAACTGCTATACCAGCAATTCAATAACGATAAAGCCGACACGGCGCAGCGACTGTCACCGGCCGGGATCCGGTATGGCGTAGGTGCAGCACTCGGTCCGGCGAAAATGAATTGGAAGGTCGGTTCTTTACAGATGACCGGCCGCGAACTCGACTTCGCATTGACCGAACCGAAGCAGTACTTCAACATTATCATGCCCGGAGAAGACGGGGAGCAAACGGTTTACACGCGCGCTGGGAATTTTTACGTTTCGCCTGTTGACGGCGGCAACTTGATGCTCGTCAATGGAGACGGCTATCCAGTCGCGAATAGCGCAGGGCAGCCGATCACTTTCGCGGATAACGTCAAAAATTACAACATGCTTCCAGGCGGTGTGCTTGAAGTGACGCACAACGACGGAAATGTTCAGCGGATCGAGATGGGTGTCACGACTTTGGAACGCCCGAACTTGATGAGCCGCCTTTCCGATACGCTATTGGCGCTTCCGGATAACGTGGCGGAACTCGGCGTCGCTGCCGGGGACATCCTGACGGAAATGAACGGGGCCAACCGCAACCGCATCGGCATGGAAAACCTGAAGCTCGAAGCTTCCAACGTCAATTACGAAAAAGAAATGACAGACCTGATCAATGTCCAGCGTTCTTACCAATTCAACGCGCGGACGGTCACGCTCGCCGATCAAATGTTAGGTTTGATCAATAACATTCGATAAGCCGCGCTAGGGAGAATCCGATATGATAGATGAAAAACAGAAACATCCTCAATGGGACCATATGAAACAAAATGACGTCACCGAGCGGCAAATCGTCGCGTCTCGCTTGGAACGCAACCAATTGAAGAAGCAGAAGTCCGTCAAAGAGGAAACGAGCGACAAGCGGCGCATTTGGGTCCAAATCCGCTTGCTGCCGATCTGGTTGCGGATCGTGCTCGTCCTTCTGTTGCTCACGGGCGCAGCAATTCTCGGAGCCATGATTGGTTACGGTTACGTCGGCGACGGCCAGCCATCCGATGCGCTGAAAAAAGAAACATGGACCCATATACTCGATATCATAAATGGGAAGGAGTCGTAACGGCTCTTTTTCATTTAATCAATACATAAAGTTACGGGAGGATAAAGGACATGCTAAACGCAGAACAAATTCAAGAAATCATTCCCCATCGCTATCCCTTCCTGTTAGTCGATCGGATTACAGAAATCGAAGAAGGGAAACGGGTCGTCGGCCTAAAAAATGTCACGGTCAACGAAGACTTTTTCAACGGACATTTTCCGGGTTATCCGGTCATGCCGGGCGTCTTGATCGTCGAAGCGCTTGCTCAAGTCGGCGCGGTCGCCATCCTTCAAAAAGAGGAAAACCGCGGACGCCTCGCATTCTTTGCAGGCATCGACAACTGTCGGTTCAAACGCCAAGTCGTTCCAGGAGACCAATTGAAGCTTGAAGTGGAAATTACAAGAATGAGAGGCACCATCGGAAAAGGGAAAGCGGTTGCGTCCGTTGACGGTGAAATTGCTTGCGAAACGGAAATTACTTTCGCACTAGGTCCAGTGGCAAAACCTTCAAATTAATTTGCGCACGTGCAAAATGTCAGCTACAATGGAAAGTGCAGTGTGTTTATTTGCTAGCGACGACACACGCACGTTTAGAGTGGGAGGTACCAACCAATTATGTACAATGATCTTTCTCCAAATATAAAGAGCAGCATTACGCGCTCTATCACCCAAACGTTTGAACAATACATGACGAACATCGCATGGGACGAAGAACTGTACGACATCGAAGACTTCATCGATTTATGGCGCGAATACATAACGACGAGAGCGCTTTGGTACGAGAGAATTCCGGACGACATGAAAAGAGATCCGAAATTCCACGAAGACCTCGCCCAGCGAATCAATGAAGTCATCCAGCGCATCCTAACCGATCCGCCATCCGAAGAACAAATCGCCAACATCCAGATGATGCAAGAAAAACTGGACACGCATTTGACATATGACTGTAAAGCTGAAGCCGTTTTTGTCGAAACGATACTTAAAGATCGCCTCGAAAAAGAACAATAAAAAGTATGGATAGTTCCCTCCTTTTTAGCCAACCTACGAGTATCATACGATTTGTATGATATAGGCTTGTGGAAAGGAGGGAATTTTCATGTTCAAAAAAGCGATACCGTTCGTACTCGTTTCCGGACTTGTCTTGACAGCATGTGGCGACGCCGGCAACAACGGCAACGGCAACAACGTTCCGGGCAACAACGAAACGCCGATGGAAAACCTGGACAATGGGCTAAATGACACGACTCCACGAGTCAACAACGGCGCAGGACCGGACATGGATGGCATCGATAACGGACTCGATGGAGACGGTGTA
The genomic region above belongs to Sporosarcina sp. Marseille-Q4943 and contains:
- a CDS encoding DNA-directed RNA polymerase subunit beta, which produces MIDEKQKHPQWDHMKQNDVTERQIVASRLERNQLKKQKSVKEETSDKRRIWVQIRLLPIWLRIVLVLLLLTGAAILGAMIGYGYVGDGQPSDALKKETWTHILDIINGKES
- a CDS encoding flagellar hook-basal body protein, with amino-acid sequence MIRSMTTAVNTMNQLQSQFDIIGNNLANSATNGYKSSEANFHELLYQQFNNDKADTAQRLSPAGIRYGVGAALGPAKMNWKVGSLQMTGRELDFALTEPKQYFNIIMPGEDGEQTVYTRAGNFYVSPVDGGNLMLVNGDGYPVANSAGQPITFADNVKNYNMLPGGVLEVTHNDGNVQRIEMGVTTLERPNLMSRLSDTLLALPDNVAELGVAAGDILTEMNGANRNRIGMENLKLEASNVNYEKEMTDLINVQRSYQFNARTVTLADQMLGLINNIR
- the fabZ gene encoding 3-hydroxyacyl-ACP dehydratase FabZ; this encodes MLNAEQIQEIIPHRYPFLLVDRITEIEEGKRVVGLKNVTVNEDFFNGHFPGYPVMPGVLIVEALAQVGAVAILQKEENRGRLAFFAGIDNCRFKRQVVPGDQLKLEVEITRMRGTIGKGKAVASVDGEIACETEITFALGPVAKPSN